A single Roseomonas gilardii DNA region contains:
- a CDS encoding GIY-YIG nuclease family protein, with the protein MADELSMLFLEGDQEHDTRTSPQSSMSAPMIRVSAYKRKERNPYRSSGKLSPDLPAWVYVACTKRGKVKIGMSNNPERRVMSLKASLMFVRPVTFIASRDVESRALDIMGRLTGQSEWVHGTVEQAIEAVNTAWDAVSRYKWTDPALTEVQARKYRIALAMELRNG; encoded by the coding sequence ATGGCTGATGAGTTGAGTATGCTCTTCCTCGAAGGGGATCAAGAGCACGATACCCGGACATCGCCGCAGTCCAGCATGAGCGCCCCAATGATCCGGGTATCGGCCTACAAGCGGAAGGAGCGAAACCCCTACCGGAGTTCAGGAAAGCTTTCTCCCGATCTGCCGGCCTGGGTTTATGTGGCTTGCACCAAACGTGGCAAGGTGAAGATCGGGATGTCAAACAACCCCGAGCGTCGGGTCATGTCGCTCAAGGCCTCATTGATGTTTGTCAGGCCCGTTACTTTCATCGCATCCAGAGATGTCGAGAGCCGTGCCCTGGATATCATGGGCCGTCTAACTGGGCAGAGTGAGTGGGTGCATGGGACGGTAGAGCAGGCCATTGAGGCTGTGAATACAGCCTGGGATGCCGTCTCTCGGTACAAGTGGACCGATCCGGCCCTCACCGAAGTCCAGGCAAGAAAATATCGGATAGCCCTTGCAATGGAGCTTCGGAACGGGTAA
- a CDS encoding VRR-NUC domain-containing protein, which produces MLVQQDIPVADEIDRLAPKKRRGNPERLVQRALIDWMRLAIPGCIVAASVNEAPAASANPYSRARFHQARKAAGVLPGMPDLTVCLPGGRVAFVEVKAAKGRVSDAQHEIHARLRGLGHLVVVARSIDDAAAAFRLAGVIA; this is translated from the coding sequence ATGCTGGTCCAGCAGGATATCCCCGTGGCCGACGAGATCGACCGCCTGGCGCCGAAGAAGCGGCGCGGCAACCCGGAGCGACTGGTCCAGCGCGCGCTGATCGACTGGATGCGCCTCGCCATCCCAGGCTGCATCGTCGCCGCGTCCGTCAACGAGGCCCCGGCCGCCAGCGCCAATCCCTACAGCCGTGCCCGGTTCCATCAGGCCCGCAAGGCCGCTGGCGTTCTCCCCGGCATGCCGGATCTGACCGTCTGCCTGCCCGGCGGCCGCGTCGCGTTCGTCGAAGTCAAGGCTGCCAAGGGCCGCGTCTCCGACGCCCAGCACGAGATCCACGCCCGCCTGCGCGGCCTGGGCCATCTCGTGGTGGTCGCCCGCTCCATCGACGACGCAGCAGCGGCCTTCCGCCTCGCCGGCGTCATCGCCTGA
- the thyX gene encoding FAD-dependent thymidylate synthase, which yields MKVELLGHYGSDLLVANCARTSFDRQHEAFTEGDARLIRFLAREGHNSPFFHPQATLRISAAIPIARQLLRHQVGLAVSEVSRRYVRSSPEFEALVWRHSNPDVKQGSAGPMSADEQADWTAIYDQHCRNAVRAYEAMLEAGVAPEQARFILPQGMLTTWTWTGSLFAFARVCRERLAPDAQSEVRDVARAIARIMSGCFHHSWAALVPQEAA from the coding sequence ATGAAGGTCGAACTCCTGGGCCACTACGGGAGCGACTTGTTGGTCGCGAATTGCGCCCGGACCTCCTTCGACCGGCAGCACGAGGCCTTCACCGAGGGCGACGCACGGCTGATCCGGTTCCTGGCGCGGGAGGGGCACAACAGCCCCTTCTTCCACCCGCAGGCCACACTCCGCATCTCCGCGGCCATCCCGATCGCCCGGCAGCTTCTCCGGCATCAGGTCGGGCTCGCCGTGTCCGAGGTGTCCCGGCGCTACGTCCGCTCCAGCCCGGAGTTCGAGGCCCTGGTCTGGCGGCACTCCAACCCGGACGTGAAGCAGGGCAGCGCCGGTCCCATGAGCGCCGATGAGCAGGCCGACTGGACCGCCATCTACGACCAGCACTGCCGCAACGCCGTGCGGGCCTATGAGGCCATGCTGGAGGCTGGCGTGGCCCCTGAGCAAGCCCGCTTCATCCTGCCGCAGGGGATGCTGACCACATGGACGTGGACGGGCTCCCTGTTCGCCTTCGCCCGTGTCTGCCGGGAGCGGCTGGCCCCGGATGCGCAGTCCGAGGTCCGCGACGTCGCCCGCGCCATCGCCCGGATCATGAGCGGGTGTTTCCACCATAGCTGGGCGGCCCTCGTGCCGCAGGAGGCCGCATGA
- a CDS encoding HNH endonuclease, whose product MAKLTNLPPRLAPIDTRTSLPPAKQTDAHYHSPEHRAWAAEGARLAGGVCQECGRSGVRLFADHIHELRDGGAPFDPANRLMRCGACHSRKTAAVRAARMKERYAQRPRRETAPGG is encoded by the coding sequence ATGGCCAAGCTGACCAACCTGCCGCCGCGCCTCGCGCCGATCGACACGCGGACCTCCCTGCCTCCGGCCAAGCAGACCGATGCCCACTACCACAGCCCTGAGCACAGGGCGTGGGCGGCAGAGGGCGCCAGACTTGCTGGCGGGGTCTGTCAGGAATGCGGCCGCAGCGGTGTCCGTCTTTTCGCGGACCACATCCACGAACTGCGGGACGGCGGCGCCCCCTTCGATCCGGCCAACAGGCTGATGAGGTGCGGTGCCTGCCACAGTCGCAAGACAGCGGCCGTCAGGGCGGCGCGGATGAAGGAGCGCTACGCCCAGCGCCCCCGGCGCGAGACCGCCCCAGGCGGCTGA
- a CDS encoding DUF3987 domain-containing protein translates to MEGRRSFDLTFGTSSTQTTPWTDRRRLSWEDLADLLTTHQFGRKDGACVVPAVFSGDSRLKEEARKIDVAFLDSDTGYTLDEIRKAVTRNGWAAAIASTHSHMTTRTRVSRANWEKFCAQQEGDVDGDSLAFAYLTEAKGYLPHVAEGAYLDAERPGEVTPKDAGRFVFFEHSPCPKFRVAIPLAKPWVASEYQDHKAARAAWKERVEALASALNLIHDQSCTDTSRLFYLPRRPRNGAEPETEVIQGDPCDIFALPAPPVDGLFGAAAAKQKKQDNEAREFQDEETGEVVDLAAWAKEFGSRFEIVKALKARKPGVFTGLVVSDKHHIICANEGEHTNAGTDAATFIMDASRSESRGFVYHCRHGHCTAADGITCRDRLFFVHRMLEQRWIGVEDLTAPEFLTDAPKAKAEKAGKKQKPEAETDWPDPIDFLADAELTGAPELLPEHLPDTIYRFSIDTAQRMGVDPAAVAIGALVSCASVVTDDWRLQVKRRDTSWTESPRLWGAIVGDPSIKKTPVIAACTKPVERMEGEARKAHSEALAKFKVAEKEWKADKGEECDRPVMPRGIRYLVEGATMEALSEVLRDDEEARFKAPAKKILVRQDEMSEWVASFDRYGSGKGGADRGGWLRLYNGGRFSVDRVMRGSFAIPNWSACFIGGIQPGPIQKMAQDATDDGLLQRFCYCVPGREEPEQDRAPDRAVADAYNDLLHTLSALTPSLNQFGDRERPVVMDEGAHRIRESVFELASALASMPDTPARLKAAYGKWPGLFARLCLIFHLIERAVQGPQGPSVQVLREETAAKAAAYLRDVLLPHLLRADALMYATAQTGHARWIAGLILARGKPVVTLRDVVQAYRPLRAPEHRRQLLEVMSSLEAMAWIRDPDAEPGRIPTRWMVNPAVLTTFAARAEEERARRAEAVEAIRELIARKLGRA, encoded by the coding sequence ATGGAAGGGCGCCGCAGCTTCGACCTGACGTTCGGGACCTCCTCGACCCAGACCACACCCTGGACCGATCGGCGGCGCTTGAGCTGGGAAGACCTGGCCGACCTCCTGACGACACACCAGTTCGGGCGAAAGGACGGGGCATGTGTCGTCCCGGCCGTCTTCTCGGGCGATAGCCGGCTGAAAGAGGAAGCGCGAAAGATCGACGTTGCCTTCCTCGACAGCGACACGGGCTACACACTGGACGAGATCCGAAAGGCGGTCACAAGGAATGGGTGGGCCGCAGCTATCGCCTCCACCCATTCCCACATGACCACCCGGACCCGAGTTAGCCGCGCCAACTGGGAGAAGTTCTGCGCCCAGCAGGAAGGCGATGTGGACGGCGACAGCCTCGCCTTTGCCTACCTCACAGAAGCGAAGGGATACCTCCCGCACGTCGCGGAAGGCGCCTACCTGGACGCCGAGCGGCCCGGCGAGGTCACCCCGAAGGACGCTGGTCGCTTCGTGTTCTTCGAGCATAGCCCCTGCCCGAAGTTCCGGGTCGCCATCCCGCTCGCCAAGCCATGGGTTGCCTCGGAATATCAGGACCACAAGGCAGCTCGGGCGGCCTGGAAGGAGCGGGTGGAGGCGCTGGCTTCGGCGCTCAACCTCATCCACGACCAGTCCTGCACCGACACGTCCCGCCTGTTCTACCTGCCGCGCCGCCCGCGCAATGGTGCCGAGCCCGAGACCGAGGTCATCCAGGGCGATCCCTGCGACATCTTCGCCCTGCCGGCCCCGCCCGTGGATGGCTTGTTCGGCGCCGCAGCCGCAAAGCAGAAGAAGCAGGACAACGAAGCGCGGGAGTTCCAGGACGAGGAAACCGGCGAGGTCGTTGACCTGGCAGCCTGGGCCAAGGAGTTCGGGAGCCGGTTCGAGATCGTCAAAGCTCTCAAAGCCCGCAAGCCTGGCGTCTTCACCGGCCTGGTGGTGAGCGACAAGCACCACATCATCTGCGCCAACGAAGGCGAGCACACCAATGCCGGCACCGATGCGGCCACCTTCATCATGGATGCAAGCCGCAGCGAGAGCCGGGGCTTCGTCTATCACTGCCGGCATGGGCACTGCACCGCGGCAGATGGCATCACCTGCCGTGACCGCTTGTTCTTCGTCCACCGGATGCTGGAGCAGAGGTGGATCGGCGTCGAGGACCTGACCGCACCAGAGTTCCTAACGGATGCCCCGAAGGCCAAGGCTGAGAAGGCCGGCAAGAAGCAGAAGCCGGAAGCCGAGACGGACTGGCCGGATCCGATCGATTTCCTGGCCGATGCGGAACTGACGGGCGCGCCGGAACTGCTCCCGGAGCACCTTCCCGACACCATCTACCGCTTCTCCATCGACACGGCACAGCGGATGGGCGTGGATCCGGCCGCCGTGGCGATCGGCGCGCTGGTCAGTTGCGCCTCGGTCGTGACCGATGACTGGCGCCTCCAGGTGAAGCGCCGTGACACGAGCTGGACCGAGAGCCCCCGTCTATGGGGGGCCATCGTCGGCGACCCCTCCATCAAGAAGACCCCCGTCATCGCCGCATGCACAAAGCCCGTGGAGCGGATGGAGGGCGAGGCGCGAAAGGCTCACTCCGAAGCGCTGGCCAAGTTCAAAGTCGCCGAGAAGGAATGGAAGGCCGACAAGGGCGAGGAATGCGACCGCCCCGTCATGCCCAGGGGGATCCGCTATCTGGTCGAGGGCGCCACGATGGAAGCCCTCTCCGAAGTCCTCCGCGATGACGAGGAAGCACGCTTCAAGGCTCCGGCGAAGAAGATCCTGGTGCGCCAGGACGAGATGAGCGAGTGGGTCGCGAGCTTTGATCGGTACGGGTCCGGCAAAGGCGGCGCCGATCGTGGTGGCTGGCTTCGCCTCTACAATGGCGGACGGTTCAGCGTCGATCGCGTGATGCGCGGCAGCTTCGCCATCCCCAACTGGTCCGCATGCTTCATCGGCGGCATCCAGCCGGGCCCGATCCAGAAAATGGCGCAGGACGCCACGGATGACGGTCTCCTCCAGCGGTTCTGTTACTGTGTCCCGGGCCGGGAGGAGCCAGAGCAGGACCGTGCCCCGGATAGGGCTGTGGCCGATGCATATAACGACCTCCTCCACACCCTTTCCGCGCTCACTCCCAGCCTGAACCAGTTCGGCGACCGTGAGCGGCCGGTCGTCATGGACGAGGGCGCCCATCGGATCCGCGAAAGCGTCTTTGAACTGGCATCCGCCCTGGCATCCATGCCGGACACACCGGCCAGGCTGAAGGCCGCCTATGGCAAATGGCCCGGCCTGTTCGCCCGTCTCTGCCTGATCTTCCACCTGATCGAGCGCGCGGTCCAGGGTCCGCAGGGACCGTCCGTACAGGTGCTTCGGGAAGAGACCGCAGCAAAGGCGGCGGCATATCTCCGTGACGTGCTCCTGCCCCATCTGCTGCGAGCAGACGCCCTGATGTATGCGACTGCACAGACAGGACACGCGCGCTGGATTGCCGGGCTCATTTTGGCTCGTGGAAAGCCGGTCGTCACTCTCCGGGATGTCGTGCAAGCCTATCGGCCGCTGCGAGCTCCAGAGCACCGCAGGCAACTCCTGGAGGTGATGAGTAGCCTGGAGGCGATGGCATGGATCCGCGATCCGGATGCCGAGCCAGGGCGCATACCCACCCGCTGGATGGTCAATCCGGCCGTGCTGACAACCTTTGCGGCGCGGGCTGAAGAAGAGCGCGCCCGACGCGCGGAGGCCGTCGAAGCCATCCGGGAACTGATCGCCCGGAAGCTGGGGCGGGCATGA